In a genomic window of Micromonospora cremea:
- a CDS encoding HAD family hydrolase, with protein MLGLPARVTACLFDLDGVLTQTARVHNAAWTETFDEFLRQRATATGERFQPFDPGPDYNRYVDGRPRADGVRSFLASRGIVLPEGSPDDPPDADTVNGVGNRKNVLLLQRLRSSGVEVYPGSVRYLEAATAAGLRRAVVTASANGREVVAAAGLDPLLEARVDGLVARAQGLRGKPHPDTFLAGARLLGVDPAQAAVFEDALSGVAAGRAGGFGYVVGVDRVGQAEELRTHGADVVVTDLADLLDAGDTDPPPPPVARKPTGERGLA; from the coding sequence GTGCTGGGCCTACCTGCTCGCGTGACCGCCTGTCTCTTCGACCTGGACGGTGTGCTGACGCAGACCGCCCGGGTGCACAACGCTGCCTGGACGGAGACGTTCGACGAGTTCCTGCGGCAGCGCGCCACAGCCACCGGCGAACGGTTCCAGCCGTTCGACCCCGGCCCGGACTACAACCGCTACGTCGACGGCCGGCCCCGCGCCGACGGCGTCCGGTCGTTCCTGGCCTCCCGCGGGATCGTGCTGCCCGAGGGCAGCCCGGACGACCCGCCGGACGCGGACACGGTCAACGGGGTCGGCAACCGCAAGAACGTCCTGCTGCTGCAGCGCCTGCGCAGCTCCGGCGTCGAGGTCTACCCGGGCTCGGTGCGCTACCTGGAGGCGGCGACCGCCGCCGGGCTGCGCCGAGCCGTGGTGACCGCGAGCGCCAACGGGCGCGAGGTGGTCGCCGCCGCCGGGCTGGACCCGCTGCTGGAGGCGCGCGTCGACGGGCTGGTGGCCCGGGCTCAGGGCTTGCGCGGCAAGCCGCATCCCGACACCTTCCTCGCCGGGGCGAGGCTGCTCGGCGTCGACCCGGCGCAGGCCGCCGTCTTCGAGGACGCGCTCTCCGGGGTGGCCGCCGGCCGGGCCGGCGGCTTCGGTTACGTGGTGGGCGTCGACCGGGTCGGGCAGGCCGAGGAGCTGCGTACGCACGGTGCCGACGTCGTGGTCACCGACCTCGCCGACCTGCTCGACGCGGGTGACACCGATCCACCGCCCCCGCCCGTCGCCCGCAAGCCGACCGGAGAGCGGGGTCTGGCGTGA
- a CDS encoding glycoside hydrolase family 65 protein, with protein sequence MIRERAYPVEPWHVREIRLDMDVLAQSESVFALSNGHVGLRGNLDEGEPHGLPGTYLNSFYELRPLPYAEAGYGFPESGQTIVNVTNGKLIRLLVDDEPLDVRYGELLSHERILDMRAGTLHRELHWRSPAGREVKVRSTRLVSFTQRSVAAISYEVEAVDGPLRLIVQSELVANETLPPQSKDPRVAAVLESPLQAEEELTTPDGGQLIHRTKVSGLRVAAAMEHEVHGPDRTTIESEGYQDWVRTTIACVLKPGERLRMVKYLTYGWSSRRSLPALRDQVGAALAGARLDGWDGLCREQRTYLDEFWDAADVRVEGDPEVQQAVRFGLFHVLQAGARAERRPISAKGLTGPGYDGHAFWDTEMFVLPVLTYTQPSAVRNALYWRHSTLDLARERAETLSFKGAAFPWRTIEGPESSGYWPAGTAAFHIAADVADALRRYVLVTGDTDLEREIGLELLVETARLWRSIGHHDRHGRFHLDGVTGPDEYTAIKNDNIYTNLMAQRNLLAAADVVMRYRDEAFHFGVTDEEAASWRDAANSMHVPYDDELQVHQQVEGFTRLQEWDFAYTPAEKYPLLLHYPYFDLYRKQVVKQADLVLAMHWRGDAFTPEQKVRNFHYYERRTVRDSSLSACTQAVLAAEVGHPELAHIYLREAALMDLHDLNENTRDGVHMASLAGAWLALVGGLGGLRDHDGRLSFAPRLSSRLSRLEFSLQWRGLALRVDVRPHQTTYSLRHGGPDDVVELRHHDQLLRVTCDEPVTVPVPPADPAGPQPEQPPGRSPLLRLPEHEQ encoded by the coding sequence GTGATCCGGGAACGGGCCTATCCGGTCGAGCCCTGGCATGTCCGGGAGATCCGGCTGGACATGGACGTGCTGGCCCAGTCGGAATCCGTCTTCGCGCTCTCTAACGGGCACGTCGGGCTGCGCGGCAACCTCGACGAGGGCGAGCCGCACGGCCTGCCCGGCACGTACCTCAACTCGTTCTACGAGCTGCGTCCGCTGCCGTACGCGGAGGCCGGCTACGGCTTCCCCGAGTCCGGGCAGACCATCGTCAACGTCACGAACGGCAAGCTGATCCGGCTGCTGGTCGACGACGAACCGCTCGACGTGCGCTACGGCGAGCTGCTCTCCCACGAGCGGATCCTCGACATGCGTGCCGGCACCCTGCACCGTGAGCTGCACTGGCGCTCACCGGCCGGCCGGGAGGTCAAGGTCCGCAGCACCCGGCTGGTGTCGTTCACCCAGCGGTCGGTCGCCGCCATCAGCTACGAGGTGGAGGCCGTCGACGGCCCGCTCCGGCTGATCGTGCAGTCCGAGCTGGTCGCCAACGAGACGCTCCCCCCGCAGAGCAAGGACCCCAGGGTCGCGGCGGTGCTGGAGTCGCCGTTGCAGGCCGAGGAGGAGCTGACCACCCCGGACGGCGGGCAGCTGATCCACCGCACCAAGGTCTCCGGCCTGCGGGTGGCCGCCGCGATGGAGCACGAGGTGCACGGCCCGGACCGCACCACCATCGAGTCCGAGGGGTACCAGGACTGGGTTCGCACCACGATCGCCTGTGTGCTCAAGCCCGGCGAGAGACTGCGAATGGTCAAGTACCTGACGTACGGCTGGTCGAGCCGGCGCTCGCTCCCCGCGCTGCGCGACCAGGTCGGCGCGGCGCTGGCCGGGGCCCGCCTGGACGGCTGGGACGGGCTCTGCCGCGAGCAGCGCACCTACCTCGACGAGTTCTGGGACGCGGCCGACGTGCGGGTCGAGGGGGATCCGGAGGTGCAGCAGGCCGTCCGTTTCGGCCTCTTCCACGTGCTCCAGGCCGGCGCCCGGGCCGAGCGTCGGCCGATCTCGGCGAAGGGGCTGACCGGCCCCGGCTACGACGGGCACGCGTTCTGGGACACCGAGATGTTCGTCCTGCCGGTGCTCACCTACACCCAGCCGAGCGCCGTGCGCAACGCGCTCTACTGGCGACACAGCACCCTGGATCTTGCCCGGGAACGGGCCGAGACGCTCAGCTTCAAGGGCGCCGCTTTTCCCTGGCGGACCATCGAGGGCCCGGAGTCCTCCGGGTACTGGCCCGCCGGCACCGCGGCCTTCCACATCGCCGCCGACGTCGCCGACGCGCTGCGCCGCTACGTGCTGGTCACCGGGGACACCGATCTGGAACGGGAGATCGGGCTGGAGCTGCTGGTGGAGACCGCCCGGCTGTGGCGCTCGATCGGTCACCACGACCGGCACGGCCGTTTCCACCTCGACGGAGTGACCGGCCCCGACGAGTACACCGCGATCAAGAACGACAACATCTACACCAACCTGATGGCGCAGCGGAACCTGCTCGCCGCCGCCGACGTGGTGATGCGCTACCGGGATGAGGCGTTCCACTTCGGGGTCACCGACGAGGAGGCGGCGAGCTGGCGGGACGCCGCCAACTCGATGCACGTCCCGTACGACGACGAGCTCCAGGTCCACCAGCAGGTCGAGGGGTTCACCCGGCTCCAGGAGTGGGACTTCGCGTACACGCCCGCGGAGAAGTACCCGCTGCTGCTGCACTACCCGTACTTCGACCTGTACCGCAAGCAGGTGGTCAAGCAGGCCGACCTGGTCCTGGCCATGCACTGGCGGGGGGACGCGTTCACCCCGGAGCAGAAGGTGCGCAACTTCCACTACTACGAGCGCCGCACCGTGCGCGACTCGTCACTGTCGGCCTGCACCCAGGCGGTGCTCGCCGCCGAGGTGGGCCATCCCGAGCTGGCGCACATCTACCTGCGCGAGGCCGCGCTGATGGACCTGCACGACCTCAACGAGAACACTCGGGACGGCGTGCACATGGCGTCGCTGGCCGGCGCGTGGCTCGCCCTGGTCGGTGGGCTCGGCGGGTTGCGGGACCACGATGGTCGTCTGTCGTTCGCGCCCCGGCTCTCCAGCCGACTCAGCCGGCTGGAGTTCTCGCTCCAGTGGCGCGGGCTGGCGTTGCGGGTGGACGTCCGGCCGCACCAGACGACGTACTCGCTGCGCCACGGCGGCCCGGATGACGTGGTCGAGCTGCGCCACCACGACCAGTTGCTGCGGGTCACCTGCGACGAGCCGGTGACCGTGCCGGTGCCGCCGGCGGATCCGGCCGGGCCGCAGCCGGAGCAGCCGCCGGGCAGATCGCCGCTGCTGCGGTTGCCCGAGCACGAACAGTGA
- a CDS encoding dienelactone hydrolase family protein, with translation MDEQRSTVTIPVGDVQLPADLMLPAQPIGVVLFAHGSGSSRHSPRNVAVARTLNGRGLGTVLVDLLTPTEDEVDARTAELRFDIGLLATRLAGIVDWLAVERPAGDVPIGLFGASTGAAAALVAAASRADRVGAVVSRGGRPDLAGAALAQVRTPTLLLVGGLDEEVIALNEQALAELGEVGELRVVPGATHLFEERGTLDQVADHAGTWFTTHLSRTTAPSHRS, from the coding sequence ATGGACGAGCAGCGCAGCACGGTGACCATCCCGGTGGGGGACGTCCAACTCCCCGCAGACCTGATGCTGCCCGCTCAGCCGATCGGCGTGGTGCTCTTCGCGCATGGCAGCGGCAGCTCGCGGCACAGCCCGCGGAACGTGGCGGTGGCCCGGACCCTGAATGGTCGAGGCCTCGGCACGGTACTGGTGGACCTGCTCACCCCGACCGAGGACGAGGTGGACGCGCGCACCGCCGAACTGCGGTTCGACATCGGGCTGCTGGCCACCCGGCTGGCCGGGATCGTCGACTGGCTGGCGGTCGAGCGACCCGCCGGTGACGTGCCGATCGGTCTCTTCGGGGCGAGCACGGGTGCCGCCGCCGCCCTGGTCGCGGCGGCGTCCCGCGCGGACCGGGTCGGCGCGGTGGTGTCCCGGGGCGGTCGACCCGACCTGGCCGGCGCCGCTCTGGCCCAGGTGCGTACCCCGACGTTGCTGCTGGTCGGTGGCTTGGACGAGGAAGTGATCGCGCTCAACGAGCAGGCGCTGGCCGAGCTGGGGGAGGTCGGCGAACTGCGAGTGGTGCCCGGTGCCACCCACCTCTTCGAGGAGCGCGGCACCCTCGACCAGGTCGCCGACCACGCCGGCACCTGGTTCACCACTCACCTCAGCCGCACGACCGCGCCGTCGCACCGATCATGA
- a CDS encoding AI-2E family transporter → MGVGALVWNLTASQFDQLSQELTQGLDRSRDFVTSTLPVTDAQLDRLVDQARQGLSGSSPDPVAGARTVTEVLGSALLALVLLFFLLKDGRSMWHWVLSRMTGPNRPLVAEAGRAGWRTLGAYSRGTMLIAAIDAIGIGLALVVLRVPLALPLALITFLGGFVPIIGATVAGAVAVLVALAANGPTTALLTLAAVIAVQQIEGNLLEPLVMKRQVRLHPAVILVAVTAGTLIAGIAGAFVSVPITAVLWRIIDTVQRHHSAPTPTGVADALSTS, encoded by the coding sequence GTGGGGGTCGGCGCGCTGGTGTGGAACCTGACCGCGAGCCAGTTCGACCAACTCAGCCAGGAGCTGACCCAGGGGCTGGACCGCAGCCGGGACTTCGTCACGTCCACCCTGCCCGTCACCGACGCCCAGCTGGACCGACTGGTCGACCAGGCCCGACAGGGGCTGAGCGGGAGTTCCCCGGACCCGGTGGCCGGCGCCCGGACCGTGACCGAGGTGCTGGGCTCCGCGCTGCTCGCCCTGGTGCTGCTCTTCTTTCTGCTCAAGGACGGCCGCTCGATGTGGCACTGGGTGCTGTCCCGGATGACCGGCCCGAACCGGCCGCTCGTGGCCGAGGCCGGCCGGGCCGGCTGGCGGACGTTGGGCGCGTACAGCCGTGGCACCATGCTGATCGCCGCGATCGACGCGATCGGCATCGGTCTGGCGCTGGTGGTGTTGCGGGTGCCGCTGGCCCTGCCGCTGGCGCTGATCACCTTCCTCGGCGGCTTCGTGCCGATCATCGGCGCGACGGTGGCCGGCGCGGTGGCGGTGCTGGTGGCGCTGGCCGCCAACGGCCCCACCACGGCGCTGCTCACCCTCGCCGCGGTGATCGCCGTGCAGCAGATCGAGGGCAACCTGCTGGAGCCGCTGGTCATGAAGCGGCAGGTCCGGCTGCACCCGGCCGTGATCCTGGTGGCGGTCACCGCCGGCACCCTGATCGCGGGCATCGCCGGCGCCTTCGTCAGTGTCCCGATCACCGCCGTCCTCTGGCGCATCATCGACACGGTCCAACGCCACCACTCTGCCCCCACTCCTACGGGGGTGGCGGATGCCCTGTCCACGTCATGA
- a CDS encoding antitoxin, protein MDKAKDFADKHDKQVDQGLDKAGDMADKRTGGKYDDQIDKGVDQAQARTGEGDQVR, encoded by the coding sequence ATGGACAAGGCCAAGGATTTCGCGGACAAGCACGACAAGCAGGTCGACCAGGGGCTGGACAAGGCCGGCGACATGGCCGACAAGCGCACCGGCGGGAAGTACGACGACCAGATCGACAAGGGCGTGGACCAGGCTCAGGCGCGTACCGGCGAGGGCGACCAGGTCCGCTGA
- a CDS encoding hemerythrin domain-containing protein has product MTNPQTTEDQDVVDILVADHREVETLFVELETRQGTPEYRRQLVDVVIAELVRHSVAEEAYVYPTARKVLPDGDEIAEHEISEHADAERTMKELESVDPSDPRFDELLAHLTSTIRHHVQDEESELFPRLCAATAREELIELGDKVTAVKEIAPTRPHPSAPDHPPANKLLAPGTGLVDRVRDSLSGRPTSMSELREKHQH; this is encoded by the coding sequence ATGACCAACCCGCAGACCACCGAGGACCAGGACGTCGTCGACATCCTGGTCGCCGACCACCGTGAGGTGGAGACACTCTTCGTCGAGCTCGAGACCCGGCAGGGCACCCCCGAGTACCGTCGCCAGCTCGTCGACGTGGTGATCGCCGAACTCGTCCGCCACTCGGTGGCCGAGGAGGCGTACGTCTATCCGACCGCGCGCAAGGTGCTACCCGACGGCGACGAGATCGCCGAACACGAGATCTCCGAACACGCCGACGCCGAGCGGACGATGAAGGAGCTGGAGTCCGTCGACCCGTCCGACCCCCGCTTCGACGAGCTGCTCGCCCACCTGACCAGCACCATCCGACACCACGTACAGGACGAGGAGAGCGAGCTCTTCCCCCGACTGTGCGCGGCGACCGCCCGGGAGGAGCTGATCGAGCTGGGCGACAAGGTCACGGCGGTCAAGGAGATCGCACCGACCCGACCGCACCCGAGCGCGCCGGACCACCCGCCGGCGAACAAACTGCTCGCCCCCGGCACCGGCCTGGTGGACCGGGTGCGCGACTCGCTCAGCGGCCGGCCGACCTCGATGAGCGAGCTGCGCGAAAAGCACCAACACTGA
- a CDS encoding FUSC family protein, which translates to MADDRPPAGSDQTRLDEAAERSGQAVERVRHRSGQAGRIRARQWEITLVIAIQAGLAAALAALIAQHLLGPGAHVFAPAAAVGTIATAIGQRARRTFELLGGVGIGITIGDTLRFLLGSGPWQTGAVVALAIASALLVAGRGGALVGQAGGTAVLIATLAPMNRGLELPRIFDALVGGVVGLVVVALLLPINPLRVLDRAVAPIVTALGGQLAELAQALRERDADRAVRILERLRGTEGDLGRLHESLSGAEEVVTIAPARWHRRQQFRQYARSAEYLERLTLDSRALARWSATALQYDEPIPQDLPEAVARLGQAVTAMRSECRVGTDPERTRELVEQCAELAGRATATGVRSFAAALITDLRTMCSDLLRATGSEPEDANRMVRKAAGVGEAAIHPPPRRRLYRARPARAARARRRSHLAARNRDKERAGLPDMGRPAR; encoded by the coding sequence ATGGCCGATGACCGCCCACCAGCCGGGAGTGACCAGACGCGGCTCGACGAGGCTGCTGAGCGGAGCGGCCAGGCCGTCGAGCGGGTGCGGCACCGCAGCGGGCAGGCCGGCCGGATCCGAGCCCGGCAGTGGGAGATCACCCTGGTGATCGCCATCCAGGCCGGGTTGGCTGCGGCGCTCGCTGCCCTGATCGCCCAACACCTGCTTGGCCCCGGAGCGCACGTCTTCGCCCCCGCCGCCGCCGTCGGAACGATCGCCACCGCCATCGGGCAGCGGGCCCGCCGCACCTTCGAGCTGCTGGGCGGGGTGGGAATCGGTATCACGATCGGCGACACACTGCGCTTCCTGCTCGGCTCTGGTCCGTGGCAGACCGGCGCGGTGGTTGCCCTGGCCATCGCCAGCGCGTTGCTGGTTGCCGGGCGAGGCGGTGCTCTGGTCGGTCAGGCCGGCGGTACGGCCGTGCTGATCGCCACGCTGGCCCCGATGAATCGCGGCCTGGAGCTGCCCCGGATCTTCGACGCGCTGGTCGGCGGAGTGGTCGGCCTGGTAGTGGTTGCGCTGCTGTTGCCGATCAATCCGTTGCGCGTGCTCGACCGGGCCGTGGCGCCGATCGTCACAGCCCTCGGAGGACAGCTCGCCGAGCTGGCGCAGGCGCTGCGGGAGCGCGACGCCGACCGGGCGGTGCGGATCCTGGAGCGGCTGCGCGGTACGGAAGGCGACCTGGGTCGGTTGCATGAGTCGCTCAGCGGGGCGGAGGAGGTGGTGACGATCGCACCGGCCCGTTGGCACCGGCGTCAGCAGTTCCGCCAGTACGCCCGCAGCGCGGAGTACCTGGAGCGGTTGACGCTGGACAGCCGGGCGCTGGCCCGCTGGTCGGCGACGGCCCTTCAGTACGACGAGCCGATCCCGCAGGATTTGCCGGAGGCGGTGGCCCGGTTGGGTCAGGCCGTGACGGCGATGCGCTCCGAGTGCCGGGTCGGCACAGACCCCGAGCGCACCCGTGAGTTGGTCGAGCAGTGCGCCGAACTGGCCGGTCGAGCCACCGCGACCGGGGTGCGCTCGTTCGCCGCCGCGCTCATCACCGACCTGCGTACCATGTGCAGCGACCTGCTCCGGGCCACCGGCTCTGAACCGGAAGACGCGAACCGGATGGTGCGCAAAGCGGCCGGCGTCGGTGAGGCGGCGATCCACCCGCCTCCGCGGCGACGCCTGTACCGGGCCCGTCCGGCGCGGGCCGCGCGGGCCCGACGGCGGTCGCACCTCGCCGCCCGCAACCGTGACAAAGAGCGGGCCGGCCTCCCCGACATGGGGAGACCGGCCCGGTGA
- a CDS encoding C39 family peptidase: protein MNPIIQKSGLSVVGMLVAGGCALGPAVSAQAAPVQTAPTSASQSDRGGQPDRSAERVLGIDYQAQPNFFYCGPAATRIALSAQGKALSQDEVAKLLGTTEAGTPSALDTTRVLNELTGGKYRTTEIRDSAARPDQVEQLRRDVLAAVDAGRPVVANIKGTTVDTDGNPHSYEGGHYVTLVGYRDGGDMIRIADPADPALGEYWMSLPKVANWIAERGYSS, encoded by the coding sequence ATGAATCCGATCATCCAGAAGAGCGGCCTGTCCGTCGTCGGCATGCTGGTCGCCGGCGGTTGTGCCCTCGGCCCCGCCGTGTCCGCGCAGGCCGCCCCGGTGCAGACCGCACCAACCTCGGCGAGCCAGAGCGACCGGGGCGGTCAGCCGGACCGTTCCGCCGAGCGGGTCCTCGGCATCGACTACCAGGCCCAGCCGAACTTCTTCTACTGCGGGCCGGCCGCCACCCGCATCGCGCTCTCCGCCCAGGGCAAGGCGCTCTCTCAGGACGAGGTGGCCAAGCTGCTCGGCACCACCGAGGCGGGCACCCCCTCGGCCCTGGACACCACCCGGGTGCTCAACGAGCTGACCGGTGGCAAGTACCGGACCACGGAGATCCGTGACTCGGCTGCCCGCCCCGACCAGGTCGAGCAGCTGCGCCGGGACGTGCTGGCCGCGGTGGACGCCGGCCGGCCGGTGGTGGCCAACATCAAGGGCACGACCGTGGACACCGACGGCAACCCGCACTCGTACGAGGGCGGCCACTACGTGACCCTCGTTGGCTACCGCGATGGTGGGGACATGATCCGGATCGCCGACCCGGCCGACCCGGCGCTGGGCGAGTACTGGATGAGCCTGCCGAAGGTCGCCAACTGGATCGCCGAGCGGGGTTACTCCTCCTGA
- a CDS encoding pyridoxamine 5'-phosphate oxidase family protein, translating into MAGDHRLDVRDERVAAFCAERHLATLTTVRADGTPHVVPVGVTLDPAAGLARVITSGTSRKARHVAAAGAAGVPVAVCHVDGRRWLTIEGRAVLRSDRAAVAEAERRYAERYRTPRPNPDRVVIEITVTGLLGSL; encoded by the coding sequence ATGGCGGGCGATCACCGGTTGGACGTACGCGACGAGCGCGTCGCCGCGTTCTGCGCGGAACGGCACCTCGCGACGCTGACCACCGTGCGCGCCGACGGCACCCCGCACGTGGTGCCGGTCGGTGTGACCCTCGACCCGGCGGCCGGGCTGGCTCGCGTGATCACCTCCGGCACCTCCCGCAAGGCCCGGCACGTGGCTGCCGCAGGCGCGGCGGGCGTCCCGGTGGCCGTCTGCCACGTGGACGGCCGGCGCTGGCTGACCATCGAGGGCCGGGCGGTGCTCCGCTCGGACCGGGCCGCGGTCGCGGAGGCCGAGCGCCGTTATGCCGAGCGGTATCGGACCCCGCGCCCCAATCCGGACCGCGTGGTCATCGAGATCACTGTGACCGGCCTGCTGGGCAGCCTCTGA
- a CDS encoding YkvA family protein, protein MSRQAWVLVVIAGILAIATLVGAVVLAVRVVRTRRLLTGLGAGGKVAFYGALIYTIFPVDLLPDPIYLDDMGVLAGALIYLTRLVHQRRAAGRRLPGQPDAPPDSDRVHRSVP, encoded by the coding sequence ATGTCCCGACAGGCGTGGGTCCTCGTGGTGATCGCCGGCATTCTGGCGATCGCCACACTGGTCGGCGCGGTGGTGCTGGCGGTGCGGGTGGTGCGGACCCGGCGGCTGCTGACCGGGCTCGGCGCAGGCGGCAAGGTCGCCTTCTACGGGGCGCTGATCTACACGATCTTCCCGGTCGACCTGCTCCCGGACCCGATCTACCTGGACGACATGGGCGTTCTGGCGGGCGCGTTGATCTACCTGACCCGGCTGGTGCACCAGCGCCGGGCGGCCGGCCGCCGGCTGCCCGGGCAGCCGGACGCGCCGCCGGACTCGGACCGGGTGCACCGCTCCGTGCCATGA
- a CDS encoding WXG100 family type VII secretion target, with protein sequence MSEYTQRYQGNSHQQLYDAVMAGKPEQIDGVAAQWAALKGILDGLGRELSGDLEKLGHTWTGSAGREFQRRLTLIVDHAEALGEGMAGVKQALTMMAGQLRTAHKQAESPDETDDNDKAVSGALKGAAFGLPGAVVGGIMGHQQDKEEQEKAHQRMVNVVAELAAGYDLSAYDRVVNPPPPHPDTPKTTSDDTPTPRSVPATTTPTAAPNATHSTAHTGGATIATPDGVAPPPVAGDGSGADQDGAGTSGTPAVATGPGVGGEGGFTTSLAGADPLVGGALLAGGAAGLAGLSGPTTAAASAGAGPGLLFGAQGGAPAGGVLRTAALAGSGSTPTTPVRATGGAAAAENRAASGVGRSMDGRRAESTGRAAAAGRQGAAGGSGANRPGVLGGHGRPESDESDERMTWLTEDEMVWGDSGEAPPSVLGTAG encoded by the coding sequence GTGTCTGAGTACACCCAGCGCTACCAGGGCAACAGCCACCAGCAGCTGTACGACGCCGTGATGGCCGGCAAGCCCGAGCAGATCGACGGCGTGGCCGCCCAGTGGGCTGCGCTCAAGGGCATTCTCGACGGCCTCGGCCGGGAGCTGAGCGGTGACCTCGAAAAGCTCGGCCACACGTGGACGGGCTCGGCAGGCCGGGAATTCCAGCGGCGGCTGACGCTGATCGTCGACCATGCCGAGGCGCTGGGCGAGGGGATGGCCGGCGTCAAGCAGGCCCTGACCATGATGGCCGGCCAGTTGCGCACCGCCCACAAGCAGGCGGAGAGCCCGGACGAGACCGACGACAACGACAAGGCGGTCTCCGGGGCGCTCAAGGGCGCCGCCTTCGGCCTGCCCGGGGCGGTCGTCGGGGGCATCATGGGTCACCAGCAGGACAAGGAAGAGCAGGAGAAGGCCCACCAGCGGATGGTGAACGTGGTGGCCGAGCTGGCCGCCGGTTACGACCTCTCCGCCTACGACCGGGTGGTCAACCCGCCTCCGCCCCACCCGGACACCCCCAAGACCACCAGCGACGACACGCCGACGCCGCGCAGCGTCCCGGCCACCACCACGCCGACCGCCGCGCCCAACGCCACCCACAGCACCGCGCACACCGGTGGCGCGACCATCGCGACGCCCGACGGCGTTGCGCCGCCCCCGGTCGCCGGCGACGGGTCCGGTGCCGACCAGGACGGCGCTGGCACCAGCGGCACGCCGGCCGTCGCCACCGGCCCAGGCGTCGGCGGCGAGGGTGGCTTCACCACTTCCCTCGCCGGTGCGGATCCTCTGGTCGGCGGCGCACTGCTCGCCGGCGGCGCCGCCGGGCTGGCCGGCCTTTCCGGGCCGACCACCGCGGCCGCCAGCGCCGGCGCCGGGCCGGGTCTGCTCTTCGGAGCGCAGGGTGGGGCACCGGCCGGCGGAGTGCTGCGGACCGCCGCCCTCGCCGGTTCGGGCAGCACGCCCACCACCCCGGTCCGAGCGACCGGTGGTGCGGCGGCGGCCGAGAACCGCGCCGCCAGTGGGGTCGGGCGCAGCATGGACGGCCGGCGCGCCGAGTCCACCGGCCGCGCGGCGGCAGCCGGCCGGCAGGGCGCGGCGGGCGGCAGCGGAGCCAACCGCCCGGGCGTGCTCGGCGGGCACGGCCGGCCGGAGTCCGACGAGTCCGACGAGCGGATGACCTGGCTGACCGAGGACGAGATGGTGTGGGGGGACAGCGGAGAGGCTCCGCCGTCGGTGCTCGGCACCGCCGGCTGA